A region of Methyloversatilis discipulorum DNA encodes the following proteins:
- the glpD gene encoding glycerol-3-phosphate dehydrogenase — MNRESCDLLIVGAGINGAGIARDAALRGLDVIVCERGDIAGATSSASTKLIHGGLRYLEQGAFGLVRESLHERETLGRIAAHLVRPQRFVVPHTGERPAWMLAAGLLLYDLLAGRSTLPRSRRLRADCPLLQQMQPPVSAAHAYYDLWVDDARLTLCTLLDAQAHGARVLPQSALSAVAAEGAHWRCAVGNRTVLARCVVNVAGPWMNAVEALRGAAAAPVRLVQGTHLVVPRLHAGDDAWLLQQPDRRVVFVIPFADDFHLVGTTETDLPSPERLGATAAERRYLLDALRRAFRRAPVENDIHWEFSGMRPLIDGGGSARTASREYRMTMDGERGGRGWMSIQGGKLTTHRSLAERAVDRLASFLGSNARSVTADRLLPGAEAAGPTQRSELVRRLAQRHPALPSGWIAALVGRHGSTTSRLLEQVARTGGPGRDFGGGLYEAEARWCAQYEWAHNADDVLWRRTKCGVGMSAAQRDTFARWWGDQRIG, encoded by the coding sequence ATGAACCGGGAATCCTGCGACCTGCTCATCGTCGGGGCCGGCATCAACGGTGCCGGCATCGCCCGCGACGCCGCACTGCGCGGTCTGGACGTCATCGTCTGTGAGCGCGGCGACATCGCCGGCGCCACCTCGTCAGCCTCCACCAAGCTTATCCATGGCGGGCTGCGCTACCTCGAACAGGGCGCCTTCGGCCTGGTCAGGGAATCCCTGCATGAGCGCGAGACACTGGGCCGCATCGCGGCCCACCTTGTGCGTCCGCAGCGCTTCGTCGTGCCGCACACGGGTGAACGGCCGGCCTGGATGCTCGCTGCCGGACTGTTGCTGTATGACCTGCTGGCCGGGCGCAGCACACTGCCGCGATCGCGGCGTCTGCGCGCCGACTGTCCCCTGCTGCAGCAGATGCAGCCGCCAGTGAGCGCGGCGCACGCCTATTACGACCTGTGGGTGGACGATGCGCGGCTGACGCTATGCACCCTGCTCGACGCGCAGGCGCACGGCGCACGCGTGCTGCCGCAGAGCGCGCTGAGCGCGGTGGCTGCCGAAGGTGCGCACTGGCGCTGCGCGGTGGGCAATCGAACGGTGCTCGCGCGCTGCGTCGTCAATGTCGCCGGGCCATGGATGAACGCGGTCGAGGCCCTGCGCGGTGCGGCGGCGGCACCGGTGCGTCTGGTGCAGGGCACACACCTCGTCGTGCCGCGCCTGCACGCCGGCGACGACGCCTGGCTGCTGCAGCAGCCGGACCGCCGCGTCGTGTTCGTCATTCCGTTCGCCGACGATTTCCATCTCGTGGGCACCACCGAAACCGATCTGCCTTCGCCCGAGAGGCTGGGCGCCACGGCGGCGGAGCGTCGCTACCTGCTCGACGCCCTGCGGCGTGCCTTTCGGCGCGCGCCGGTCGAGAACGATATTCACTGGGAGTTCAGCGGTATGCGACCGCTGATCGACGGCGGCGGCAGCGCGCGCACGGCCAGCCGCGAGTACCGGATGACGATGGACGGCGAGCGCGGCGGCCGCGGCTGGATGTCGATACAGGGCGGCAAGCTCACCACGCATCGAAGCCTCGCCGAACGGGCGGTCGACAGGCTGGCCTCATTCCTCGGATCGAATGCACGCAGCGTGACCGCAGATCGTCTGCTGCCGGGCGCCGAGGCCGCCGGCCCGACACAGCGTTCCGAACTCGTGCGCAGGCTGGCGCAGCGCCATCCCGCACTGCCGTCAGGATGGATCGCTGCGCTGGTCGGGCGCCACGGCAGCACGACGTCGCGGCTGCTCGAACAGGTGGCGCGAACAGGCGGACCCGGACGCGATTTCGGGGGCGGGCTGTACGAGGCGGAAGCGCGCTGGTGCGCACAGTACGAATGGGCACACAACGCCGACGACGTGCTGTGGCGCCGTACGAAATGCGGGGTCGGGATGAGTGCTGCGCAGCGCGACACCTTCGCGCGCTGGTGGGGGGATCAGCGTATCGGCTGA
- the atpD gene encoding F0F1 ATP synthase subunit beta produces the protein MNTGNIVQCIGAVVDIQFPRDSMPKVFEALQLDEADGSHTAEAGLTFEVQQQLGDGVVRTIALGSSDGLRRGMKVKGTGAAISVPVGTATLGRIMDVLGRPIDEAGDIATEERRAIHQKAPKFDELSPSVDLLPTGIKVIDLICPFAKGGKIGLFGGAGVGKTVNMMELINNIAKSYGGYSVFAGVGERTREGNDFYHEMEESKVLDKVAMVFGQMNEPPGNRLRVALTGLTMAEKFRDEGRDILFFVDNIYRYTLAGTEVSALLGRMPSAVGYQPTLADEMGRLQERITSTKVGSITSIQAVYVPADDLTDPSPATTFQHLDATVVLSRDIASLGIYPAVDPLDSTSRQLDPLIVGEEHYAVARKVQSTLQRYKELRDIIAILGMDELSPEDKLAVARARKIQRFLSQPFNVAEVFTGSPGKIVPLADTIKGFNMIVNGECDHLPEQAFYMVGGIEEAFEKAKTLQ, from the coding sequence ATGAATACCGGAAACATCGTTCAGTGTATCGGCGCCGTGGTGGATATCCAGTTCCCGCGCGACTCGATGCCGAAAGTGTTTGAAGCGCTGCAGCTCGACGAGGCCGATGGTTCGCACACGGCCGAAGCGGGTCTGACGTTCGAAGTCCAGCAGCAGCTGGGCGACGGCGTGGTGCGTACGATTGCGCTGGGTTCCAGCGACGGTCTGCGCCGCGGCATGAAGGTGAAGGGTACCGGCGCAGCGATCAGCGTGCCGGTCGGCACCGCCACGCTGGGTCGCATCATGGACGTGCTTGGCCGTCCGATCGACGAAGCGGGCGACATCGCCACCGAAGAACGTCGTGCCATTCACCAGAAGGCACCGAAGTTCGACGAACTGAGCCCGTCGGTTGACCTGCTGCCCACCGGCATCAAGGTGATCGACCTGATCTGCCCGTTCGCCAAGGGCGGCAAGATCGGTCTGTTCGGCGGCGCCGGTGTGGGCAAGACCGTGAACATGATGGAACTCATCAACAACATCGCGAAGAGCTACGGTGGTTACTCCGTGTTCGCCGGTGTGGGTGAGCGCACCCGTGAGGGCAACGACTTCTACCACGAGATGGAAGAGTCGAAGGTTCTCGACAAGGTGGCGATGGTGTTCGGCCAGATGAACGAGCCGCCGGGCAACCGTCTGCGCGTGGCGCTGACCGGCCTGACCATGGCCGAGAAGTTCCGCGACGAAGGCCGCGACATCCTGTTCTTCGTGGACAACATTTACCGCTACACGCTGGCCGGTACCGAAGTGTCCGCGCTGCTGGGCCGCATGCCGTCCGCCGTGGGCTACCAGCCGACGCTGGCCGACGAAATGGGCCGCCTGCAGGAACGCATCACCTCGACCAAGGTCGGCTCGATCACGTCGATCCAGGCTGTGTATGTGCCTGCGGATGACTTGACCGACCCGTCGCCCGCCACGACCTTCCAGCACTTGGATGCAACCGTCGTGCTGTCGCGTGACATCGCTTCGCTGGGCATCTACCCGGCGGTCGATCCGCTCGACTCGACCTCGCGTCAGCTGGATCCGCTGATCGTCGGCGAAGAGCACTACGCGGTCGCCCGCAAGGTGCAATCGACGCTGCAGCGCTACAAGGAACTGCGCGACATCATCGCGATTCTGGGCATGGACGAACTGTCGCCGGAAGACAAGCTGGCCGTGGCTCGCGCCCGCAAGATCCAGCGTTTCCTGTCGCAGCCGTTCAACGTGGCTGAAGTCTTCACCGGCTCGCCGGGCAAGATCGTTCCGCTGGCGGACACGATCAAGGGCTTCAACATGATCGTCAATGGCGAATGTGACCACCTGCCGGAACAGGCCTTCTACATGGTCGGCGGCATCGAGGAAGCGTTCGAAAAGGCGAAGACGCTGCAGTGA
- the atpA gene encoding F0F1 ATP synthase subunit alpha → MNLNPSEISDLIKSRIQNLQLSSQARTEGTVVSVTDGIVRVHGLDDVQQGEMLEFEGNTFGLALNLERDSVGAVVLGDYEHISEGQTVKCTGRILEVPVGPELIGRVVNSLGQPIDGKGPINAKLTDKVEKVAPGVIARQSVSQPVQTGLKSIDSMVPVGRGQRELIIGDRQTGKTAVAVDAIINQKGQNMTCIYVAVGQKASTIANVVRKLEEYGAMEYTIVVAATASDSAAMQFLAPYAGCTMGEYFRDRGEDALIVYDDLSKQAVAYRQISLLLRRPPGREAYPGDVFYLHSRLLERAARVNPDYVEKFTNGEVKGKTGSLTALPIIETQAGDVSAFVPTNVISITDGQIFLETDLFNAGIRPAINAGVSVSRVGGAAQTKIIKKLGGGVRLALAQYRELAAFAQFASDLDEATRKQLERGRRVTELMKQPQYSPLSVAQMGVSLYAANNGYFDDVEVSRVLAFESALHQFLQQKYSDLMNKIESSKDLDGESEKTLAAAVAEFKKSWA, encoded by the coding sequence ATGAACCTCAATCCGTCTGAAATCAGCGACCTGATCAAGAGCCGGATCCAGAACCTGCAGCTGTCGTCGCAGGCGCGCACCGAGGGCACCGTGGTTTCGGTGACCGACGGCATCGTGCGCGTGCACGGCCTGGACGATGTCCAGCAGGGCGAAATGCTGGAATTCGAAGGCAACACGTTCGGTCTGGCGCTGAACCTCGAGCGCGACTCCGTCGGCGCCGTGGTTCTGGGTGACTACGAACACATTTCCGAAGGCCAGACCGTTAAGTGCACGGGCCGCATTCTCGAAGTGCCGGTCGGCCCCGAGCTGATCGGTCGCGTCGTGAACTCGCTCGGCCAGCCGATCGACGGCAAGGGCCCGATCAACGCCAAGCTGACCGACAAGGTTGAAAAGGTCGCTCCGGGCGTGATCGCACGTCAGTCGGTTTCGCAGCCGGTGCAGACCGGCCTGAAGTCGATCGACTCGATGGTGCCGGTCGGCCGGGGCCAGCGCGAGCTGATCATCGGTGACCGTCAGACCGGCAAGACCGCGGTCGCCGTCGACGCCATCATCAACCAGAAGGGTCAGAACATGACCTGCATCTACGTTGCGGTGGGCCAGAAGGCCTCGACCATCGCCAACGTGGTGCGCAAGCTGGAAGAGTACGGCGCGATGGAATACACCATCGTCGTCGCCGCCACCGCCTCCGACTCGGCCGCCATGCAGTTCCTGGCACCGTACGCCGGTTGCACGATGGGCGAATACTTCCGGGACCGCGGCGAAGACGCGCTGATCGTCTATGACGATCTGTCGAAGCAGGCCGTTGCCTACCGTCAGATTTCGCTGCTGCTGCGCCGTCCGCCGGGCCGCGAAGCCTACCCGGGCGACGTGTTCTACCTGCACAGCCGTCTGCTCGAGCGCGCCGCTCGCGTGAACCCCGACTACGTCGAGAAGTTCACCAACGGTGAAGTCAAGGGCAAGACCGGTTCGCTGACCGCGCTCCCGATCATCGAAACGCAGGCCGGCGACGTGTCCGCCTTCGTTCCGACCAACGTGATCTCGATTACCGACGGCCAGATCTTCCTGGAAACCGACCTGTTCAACGCAGGTATCCGCCCGGCTATCAACGCCGGTGTGTCGGTGTCCCGCGTCGGTGGTGCGGCTCAGACCAAGATCATCAAGAAGCTGGGCGGCGGTGTCCGTCTGGCACTGGCCCAGTACCGTGAGCTGGCTGCGTTCGCGCAGTTCGCCTCCGACCTGGACGAAGCGACCCGCAAGCAGCTCGAGCGTGGCCGCCGCGTGACCGAACTGATGAAGCAGCCGCAGTACTCGCCGCTGTCGGTCGCCCAGATGGGTGTTTCGCTGTACGCCGCCAACAACGGCTACTTCGACGACGTCGAAGTGTCCCGCGTGCTCGCTTTTGAATCGGCCCTGCACCAGTTCCTGCAGCAGAAGTATTCCGATCTGATGAACAAGATCGAGTCCTCCAAGGACCTCGACGGTGAATCGGAAAAGACGCTTGCTGCCGCGGTGGCCGAGTTCAAGAAGAGCTGGGCGTAA
- the atpE gene encoding F0F1 ATP synthase subunit C gives MEQVFGLVALACGLIIGLGAIGACIGIALMGGKYLEASARQPELMNALQVKMFLLAGLIDAAFIIGTGIALWFATSTFLK, from the coding sequence ATGGAACAAGTGTTCGGTCTCGTCGCCCTCGCCTGCGGTCTGATCATCGGTCTGGGTGCAATTGGTGCTTGTATCGGTATCGCGCTGATGGGCGGTAAGTACCTCGAAGCCTCGGCTCGCCAGCCGGAGCTGATGAACGCGCTGCAGGTCAAGATGTTCCTGCTGGCCGGCCTGATCGACGCCGCCTTCATTATCGGTACCGGTATCGCCCTCTGGTTCGCCACTTCGACCTTCCTGAAGTAA
- the atpG gene encoding F0F1 ATP synthase subunit gamma — translation MASGKEIRSKIKSVQNTKKITKAMEMVAASKMRKAQDRMRAARPYADTIRRLAANLSAATISDYKHPFLATVGQIKRVGIIVVTTDKGLCGGMNTNVLRLALNTMKEWEGKGATEIRVAAIGNKGLGFMQRMGAKVVSQVTQLGDTPHLEKLIGPVKVMIDAFQAGELDAVYLSFTRFINTMKQEPVLEQLLPLTGDRLGTPEGTWDYLYEPDPQVVIDELLVRYVEALVYQSVAENMASEQSARMVAMKAASDNAGNVIGELQLVYNKTRQAAITKELSEIVGGAAAV, via the coding sequence ATGGCCAGCGGAAAAGAGATCCGTTCCAAGATCAAGAGCGTGCAAAACACGAAGAAGATCACCAAGGCGATGGAGATGGTGGCTGCATCCAAGATGCGCAAGGCGCAGGACAGGATGCGGGCCGCCCGGCCCTACGCCGACACGATCCGCCGTCTTGCTGCCAACCTGTCTGCCGCCACGATCAGCGACTACAAGCACCCGTTCCTCGCCACCGTCGGTCAGATCAAGCGCGTCGGCATCATCGTCGTCACCACGGACAAAGGTCTGTGCGGCGGCATGAACACCAACGTGCTGCGTCTGGCGCTGAACACGATGAAGGAGTGGGAAGGCAAGGGCGCCACCGAAATCCGCGTTGCCGCCATCGGCAACAAGGGTCTGGGCTTCATGCAGCGCATGGGCGCCAAGGTGGTGTCGCAGGTGACGCAGCTGGGCGATACGCCGCATCTGGAAAAGCTGATCGGACCGGTCAAGGTCATGATCGACGCTTTCCAGGCCGGCGAGCTCGACGCGGTCTATCTGTCCTTCACCCGCTTCATCAACACGATGAAGCAGGAGCCGGTGCTTGAGCAACTGCTGCCGCTCACGGGCGATCGTCTGGGCACGCCGGAAGGCACCTGGGATTACCTGTACGAGCCGGACCCGCAGGTGGTGATCGACGAGCTGCTCGTTCGTTACGTTGAAGCGCTGGTGTATCAGTCGGTCGCCGAAAACATGGCGTCCGAACAGAGCGCACGTATGGTGGCGATGAAGGCCGCGTCTGACAACGCAGGCAATGTCATCGGCGAACTGCAGCTGGTCTACAACAAGACCCGCCAGGCGGCGATTACCAAGGAACTGTCCGAGATCGTCGGCGGCGCCGCGGCAGTCTGA
- a CDS encoding F0F1 ATP synthase subunit epsilon: MAMTVHVDVVSAEEKIFSGLAEFVALPGESGELGILPGHTPLITRIRPGEVRIKLPNQAADELIFVAGGLLEVQPGLVTVLADTAIRGTDLDEAKANEAKRLAEEALANRQAGVDYAAAQAELASAIAQLAAIQKLRKRH; this comes from the coding sequence ATGGCTATGACCGTACATGTCGACGTTGTCAGCGCGGAAGAGAAGATCTTCTCCGGGCTCGCAGAATTCGTCGCGCTGCCGGGCGAGAGCGGCGAGCTGGGCATCCTGCCTGGCCACACGCCGCTGATCACCCGCATCCGCCCGGGCGAGGTCCGCATCAAGCTGCCGAATCAGGCGGCCGATGAGCTGATCTTCGTGGCCGGCGGCCTGCTGGAAGTGCAACCGGGTCTGGTGACCGTGCTGGCGGATACCGCCATCCGCGGTACCGACCTGGACGAAGCGAAGGCGAACGAAGCCAAGCGTCTGGCCGAAGAAGCACTGGCCAACCGTCAGGCAGGTGTCGACTACGCTGCAGCACAGGCGGAACTGGCTTCGGCCATCGCCCAGCTGGCGGCAATCCAGAAGCTGCGCAAGCGTCACTGA
- a CDS encoding ubiquinone biosynthesis accessory factor UbiJ yields the protein MLSTAALPLLNHLLDQAPGAHARLARHAGAQARLELGALGVAFKVGEDGRLGAASDEPLAVTLRLPADAALRLAHEGDAVLRDARIEGDAALAETLGQVLRGLRWDAAEDLSRLIGDAAAERVVGGARAAWAGGRDLGARLAASASEYAADEAQLLVRPASMTAFADEVDTLRDDLARLQKRIELLERKAQPIR from the coding sequence ATGCTCTCGACGGCCGCGCTCCCGCTACTGAACCACCTGCTTGATCAGGCGCCGGGCGCTCACGCCCGGCTGGCCCGGCATGCGGGCGCGCAGGCACGGCTGGAACTGGGCGCGCTCGGCGTCGCCTTCAAGGTTGGCGAAGACGGCCGGCTGGGCGCGGCCTCCGATGAGCCCTTGGCGGTCACGCTGCGGCTGCCGGCGGATGCCGCGCTGCGGCTGGCACATGAAGGCGACGCGGTGCTGCGCGATGCGCGCATCGAAGGCGATGCGGCGCTGGCCGAGACCCTCGGCCAGGTGCTGCGCGGCCTGCGCTGGGACGCTGCGGAAGACCTGAGCCGGCTTATCGGTGACGCGGCCGCCGAACGTGTGGTGGGCGGTGCACGTGCGGCATGGGCCGGCGGACGCGACCTCGGCGCGCGGCTCGCCGCGTCGGCCAGCGAATACGCGGCTGACGAGGCGCAACTGCTGGTGCGTCCGGCCTCAATGACGGCCTTTGCCGACGAGGTGGATACATTGCGCGACGATCTGGCGCGCCTGCAGAAGCGCATCGAACTGCTCGAACGCAAGGCTCAGCCGATACGCTGA
- a CDS encoding gamma-butyrobetaine hydroxylase-like domain-containing protein has product MAGLDKDTPIPTEIKVQQKSKVMEVSFDNGRSFSFSFEFLRVCSPSAEVRGHGPGQETLQIGKRDIDITRVEPVGAYAIKPVFSDGHDSGIYSWDYLYLLGENQEALWADYLARLNAAGASRDPALVPPPAAKGGCGSGGCGHHH; this is encoded by the coding sequence ATGGCAGGACTGGACAAGGACACCCCCATCCCCACCGAGATCAAGGTGCAGCAGAAGTCGAAAGTGATGGAAGTCAGCTTCGACAACGGCCGCAGCTTCAGCTTCAGTTTCGAGTTCCTGCGCGTATGCTCGCCGTCGGCCGAAGTGCGCGGCCACGGGCCGGGACAGGAAACGCTGCAGATCGGCAAGCGCGACATCGACATCACGCGCGTCGAACCGGTTGGCGCCTACGCGATCAAGCCGGTGTTTTCCGACGGCCACGACAGCGGCATCTACTCGTGGGACTACCTCTATCTGCTGGGCGAGAACCAGGAAGCGCTGTGGGCCGACTACCTCGCCCGCCTGAACGCCGCGGGCGCCAGCCGCGATCCGGCCCTGGTGCCGCCGCCGGCCGCCAAGGGCGGCTGCGGCAGCGGCGGTTGCGGTCACCACCATTGA
- the phoB gene encoding phosphate regulon transcriptional regulator PhoB → MARILVVEDEPSIQELISVTLTRTGHDPLRAPDAETALRLLQAELPDLVLLDWMLPGQSGIDLARRLRADERTRGVPIIMLTARGDEQSKVTGLETGADDYVTKPFSPRELAARIKAVLRRQKPQATEDPVEIDGLRLDPATHRVTARGQAVVLGPTEFRLLHFFMTHAERVHSRAQLLDSVWGDHVFVEERTVDVHIRRLRGALEASGHDALIQTVRGSGYRLSCQKE, encoded by the coding sequence ATGGCCCGCATACTCGTCGTCGAGGACGAACCGTCCATCCAGGAACTGATCAGCGTCACGCTCACCCGCACCGGCCACGATCCGCTGCGCGCGCCGGACGCCGAAACCGCGCTGCGCCTGCTGCAGGCCGAACTGCCCGATCTGGTGCTGCTCGACTGGATGCTGCCCGGCCAGAGCGGTATCGATCTGGCGCGCCGGCTGCGCGCCGACGAACGCACGCGTGGCGTGCCCATCATCATGCTGACGGCGCGCGGCGACGAACAGTCCAAGGTGACCGGTCTGGAAACCGGCGCCGACGACTACGTCACCAAGCCCTTCTCGCCGCGCGAACTGGCGGCCCGCATCAAGGCCGTGCTGCGCCGGCAGAAGCCGCAGGCGACCGAAGACCCGGTCGAGATCGACGGTCTGCGTCTCGATCCGGCCACCCACCGCGTCACCGCGCGCGGCCAGGCGGTGGTGCTGGGTCCGACCGAGTTCCGCCTGCTGCACTTCTTCATGACCCACGCCGAGCGCGTGCATTCGCGCGCCCAACTGCTCGACAGCGTGTGGGGCGACCATGTGTTCGTCGAGGAGCGCACGGTGGATGTGCACATCCGCCGCCTGCGCGGCGCGCTGGAAGCGAGCGGACACGACGCGCTGATCCAGACCGTGCGCGGCAGCGGCTATCGCCTGTCCTGCCAGAAGGAGTGA
- a CDS encoding F0F1 ATP synthase subunit B: MNLNATLIIQIVVFLTFVWFTKSFVWPPIVKALDERAKKIADGLAAADKAKADLANAEKKSIEELRAARESAAELRSGAEKQAAKLVEDARAEANRIVAAAREAATTEAAAAAQKAKDALRDQVATLAVAGAERILRREINAQVHADLLTNLKQELS, encoded by the coding sequence GTGAATCTGAACGCAACGCTCATCATCCAGATCGTCGTGTTCCTGACCTTTGTGTGGTTCACGAAGAGCTTCGTGTGGCCGCCGATCGTCAAGGCTCTCGACGAACGCGCGAAGAAGATCGCTGACGGGCTGGCGGCTGCGGACAAGGCAAAGGCGGATCTGGCCAACGCGGAGAAGAAGTCGATCGAGGAACTGCGCGCAGCGCGCGAGTCCGCGGCCGAGCTCCGTTCGGGTGCAGAGAAGCAGGCGGCCAAGCTGGTCGAGGATGCGCGCGCGGAAGCGAATCGCATCGTCGCGGCGGCCCGCGAAGCAGCGACCACCGAAGCTGCGGCTGCAGCGCAGAAGGCGAAAGATGCCCTGCGCGACCAGGTCGCCACGCTGGCGGTCGCGGGTGCAGAACGCATCCTGCGTCGCGAGATCAACGCCCAAGTCCACGCCGATCTGCTCACCAACCTGAAGCAGGAACTGAGCTGA
- a CDS encoding Tim44 domain-containing protein — protein sequence MKNFLCALCVAVVGLGGAMHDAEAAKRMGGGKSFGSQRDSTTMQRDATPTAPTQNATTAQRQAQPAASAAAQPAKRSWMGPLAGLAAGIGLAALASHLGFGEEMASFMMIALLVMAALFVWRMFAARRSAPQQQQGMQYAGATAGPGTAPQRFEAAAPLAASAAPAAAAASAGNIPSDFDVDGFLRQAKLNFVRLQAANDKGDVEDIRQFTSPEVFAEIRMQLQERGGETQHIDIVQLDAALLDLVTENDQYIASVRFSGLLREEVTAAPAPFDEVWHLAKPVSGNRGWVIAGIQQLQ from the coding sequence ATGAAGAATTTCCTGTGCGCGCTGTGCGTGGCCGTCGTCGGCCTCGGCGGTGCCATGCATGACGCCGAAGCCGCCAAACGCATGGGCGGCGGCAAGTCCTTCGGTTCGCAGCGTGATTCGACCACGATGCAGCGCGATGCCACGCCGACCGCGCCGACCCAGAACGCCACCACCGCCCAGCGCCAGGCGCAGCCTGCAGCGTCCGCTGCCGCACAGCCGGCCAAGCGCTCGTGGATGGGCCCGCTGGCCGGTCTGGCCGCCGGCATCGGTCTGGCCGCACTGGCGTCCCACCTCGGCTTCGGCGAGGAAATGGCGTCCTTCATGATGATCGCGCTGCTGGTCATGGCCGCGCTCTTCGTCTGGCGCATGTTCGCCGCACGCCGCAGCGCGCCGCAGCAGCAGCAGGGCATGCAGTACGCCGGCGCGACCGCCGGCCCGGGTACGGCCCCGCAGCGCTTCGAAGCAGCGGCCCCGCTCGCCGCCTCGGCGGCACCTGCTGCGGCAGCGGCGAGCGCCGGCAACATCCCGTCGGATTTCGACGTCGACGGTTTCCTGCGTCAGGCCAAGCTGAATTTCGTGCGCCTGCAGGCAGCGAACGACAAGGGTGACGTCGAGGACATCCGCCAGTTCACCTCGCCCGAGGTGTTCGCGGAAATCCGCATGCAGCTGCAGGAACGCGGCGGCGAAACCCAGCACATCGACATCGTTCAGCTCGACGCAGCGCTGCTCGATCTGGTCACCGAGAACGACCAGTACATCGCCAGCGTCCGCTTCAGCGGCCTGCTGCGCGAAGAGGTCACTGCCGCGCCGGCGCCGTTCGACGAGGTGTGGCATCTGGCCAAGCCGGTTTCCGGCAACCGCGGCTGGGTGATCGCCGGTATCCAGCAACTGCAGTAA
- the ubiE gene encoding bifunctional demethylmenaquinone methyltransferase/2-methoxy-6-polyprenyl-1,4-benzoquinol methylase UbiE: MSDNSTDFGFERVPEAAKARRVASVFSSVARRYDIMNDLMSAGLHRAWKAFAIEMAGVRPGQRVLDVAAGTGDLTLAHAKRAGASGEVWHTDINPDMLREGRDRLRDAGFVLPSLLCDAEKLPFPDNHFDCVTVAFGLRNMTHKDRALAEFRRVLKPGGRALVLEFSRVAKPLEKAYDLYSFKVLPWLGKRVANDEASYRYLAESIRMHPDQETLAGMMREVGLGRVEYFNMSAGVVALHRGFKL; this comes from the coding sequence ATGAGCGACAACTCCACCGATTTCGGCTTCGAGCGCGTACCCGAAGCGGCCAAGGCCCGCCGTGTGGCGAGCGTGTTCTCGTCGGTTGCGCGCCGTTACGACATCATGAACGACCTGATGTCGGCCGGCCTGCACCGTGCCTGGAAGGCGTTCGCGATCGAAATGGCTGGCGTGCGCCCGGGCCAGCGCGTACTCGACGTCGCCGCCGGCACCGGCGATCTGACGCTCGCCCACGCGAAGCGCGCCGGCGCCAGTGGCGAGGTGTGGCACACCGACATCAATCCGGACATGTTGCGCGAAGGCCGCGACCGCCTGCGCGACGCCGGCTTCGTGCTGCCCAGCCTGCTGTGCGACGCCGAGAAGCTGCCTTTTCCAGACAACCATTTCGACTGCGTCACTGTCGCCTTCGGCCTGCGCAACATGACGCACAAGGACCGCGCGCTGGCCGAGTTCCGCCGCGTGCTGAAGCCGGGCGGCCGCGCGCTGGTGCTCGAATTCTCGCGCGTCGCCAAGCCGCTCGAAAAGGCCTACGACCTGTATTCGTTCAAGGTGCTGCCCTGGCTGGGCAAGCGCGTCGCCAACGACGAGGCGAGCTACCGCTACCTCGCCGAATCGATCCGCATGCACCCCGACCAGGAAACGCTGGCCGGCATGATGCGCGAGGTCGGCCTGGGCCGCGTCGAGTACTTCAACATGAGCGCCGGCGTGGTGGCGCTGCATCGCGGCTTCAAGCTCTGA
- a CDS encoding F0F1 ATP synthase subunit delta, whose translation MAENVTIARPYAEAAFQLAKEGNSLAAWADALGLMAAAAAEPQVKKLLADPTRTSTDRGFLFLTAVPGELAEAHRSFARVLAQNGRLAVLPEIAELFTELKNEHERCAVAHISSAFPMDDATVSRLLADLEPRFGRRLEARVTLDPELIGGVKVAVGDEVIDASVRGKLAAMATALQN comes from the coding sequence ATGGCAGAGAACGTCACCATCGCGCGACCCTACGCCGAAGCCGCGTTCCAGCTGGCCAAGGAAGGCAACTCGCTGGCAGCCTGGGCTGACGCCCTCGGTCTGATGGCCGCCGCTGCCGCCGAGCCGCAGGTCAAGAAGCTGCTGGCCGATCCGACCCGCACCTCGACCGACCGTGGTTTCCTCTTCCTCACCGCAGTGCCCGGCGAACTTGCCGAGGCGCATCGCAGCTTCGCACGCGTGCTGGCGCAGAACGGCCGTCTGGCCGTGCTGCCCGAAATCGCGGAGCTCTTCACCGAGCTGAAGAACGAGCACGAGCGCTGCGCCGTCGCCCATATCAGTTCCGCCTTCCCGATGGACGACGCCACCGTGTCGCGCCTGCTGGCCGACCTCGAGCCGCGTTTCGGCCGTCGCCTGGAAGCCCGGGTCACGCTCGATCCCGAACTGATCGGCGGTGTGAAGGTTGCGGTCGGTGACGAAGTGATCGATGCCTCGGTCCGCGGCAAGCTTGCCGCCATGGCCACTGCGCTACAGAACTAG